Proteins encoded in a region of the Microbacterium neungamense genome:
- a CDS encoding diacylglycerol kinase family protein — protein MLEEGDDIAALVRDAVASSSPPRVLGVWGGDGSVAAVADAARRVGLPLLVLPGGTFNHFARTAGVPTIEDGIEALRTGSRRCGRDPVGGWMSPSSPSTGSSRSRC, from the coding sequence GTGCTGGAGGAGGGGGACGACATCGCCGCGCTCGTCCGCGACGCCGTCGCGTCCTCCTCACCGCCCCGCGTCCTCGGCGTGTGGGGCGGTGACGGTTCGGTGGCGGCGGTGGCGGATGCCGCGCGTCGCGTGGGCCTGCCGCTGCTCGTGCTTCCGGGCGGCACGTTCAACCATTTCGCGCGCACGGCCGGGGTGCCCACGATCGAGGACGGGATCGAGGCGCTGCGGACGGGATCGAGGCGCTGCGGGCGGGATCCGGTCGGCGGGTGGATGTCGCCGAGCTCACCATCGACGGGCAGCAGCCGCTCACGGTGCTGA
- a CDS encoding DNA polymerase IV, giving the protein MTADPWVLHVDMDQFIAAVEVLRRPELAGRPVIVGGHGDPAERAVVSTASYEARAYGIGSGMPLKIAARKAPEDAVFLPVDHAAYEAASAEVMATLRALPGVVLEVIGWDECFLGVTTEDPEAVAREAQRAVLEATALHCSVGIGDNKVRAKIATGFGKPRGIFRLTDANWFEVMGERSTRELWGIGSRVQKRLADHGIRTVRELADADRDELVAEFGPRMGLWYHDLGFGRGPVTVDDTPWVARSHSRETTYQRNLTTVAEVADAVRVLAGQAFDDCRAEGRPIIRVHLKVRYAPFETKTVGRKLAEPTTHRVTFVAAALDLAAGLDPTREVRLLGVRAEMSMPDGGDPVERTPVRGRI; this is encoded by the coding sequence ATGACCGCGGATCCCTGGGTGCTCCACGTCGACATGGATCAGTTCATCGCGGCGGTCGAGGTGCTGCGGCGCCCCGAGCTCGCCGGGCGCCCGGTCATCGTCGGCGGGCACGGCGACCCCGCCGAGCGGGCGGTGGTCTCGACGGCCTCGTACGAGGCGAGGGCATACGGCATCGGCTCGGGGATGCCGTTGAAGATCGCGGCACGCAAAGCGCCGGAGGATGCCGTCTTCCTGCCCGTCGACCATGCGGCCTACGAGGCGGCGTCGGCTGAGGTGATGGCCACCCTGCGCGCGCTGCCCGGCGTCGTCCTGGAGGTCATCGGCTGGGACGAGTGCTTCCTCGGCGTGACGACCGAGGACCCGGAGGCCGTCGCGCGCGAGGCGCAGCGGGCGGTGCTCGAGGCGACGGCGCTGCACTGCTCCGTCGGGATCGGCGACAACAAGGTGCGCGCCAAGATCGCCACCGGGTTCGGCAAGCCCCGCGGGATCTTCCGCCTCACCGACGCGAACTGGTTCGAGGTGATGGGGGAGCGGTCGACGCGTGAGCTGTGGGGGATCGGCTCCCGCGTGCAGAAGCGGCTGGCAGACCACGGCATCCGCACCGTGCGCGAGCTGGCGGACGCCGACCGCGACGAGCTCGTCGCCGAATTCGGGCCGAGGATGGGGCTCTGGTACCACGACCTGGGCTTCGGCAGGGGTCCCGTCACCGTCGACGACACACCGTGGGTCGCGCGCAGCCACAGCCGGGAGACGACCTACCAGCGGAACCTGACGACCGTCGCCGAGGTCGCGGACGCCGTCCGGGTGCTGGCGGGTCAGGCGTTCGACGACTGCCGTGCCGAGGGCCGGCCGATCATCCGGGTGCACCTCAAGGTGCGGTACGCGCCGTTCGAGACGAAAACCGTCGGGCGCAAGCTCGCCGAGCCGACCACCCACCGCGTGACGTTCGTCGCCGCGGCACTGGACCTCGCCGCCGGGCTCGACCCGACGCGGGAGGTGCGGCTGCTCGGCGTGCGCGCGGAGATGAGCATGCCCGACGGCGGAGACCCGGTCGAACGGACCCCGGTGCGCGGCCGCATCTGA
- a CDS encoding zeta toxin family protein codes for MSWRDDLSADELREIFDRDIAPTLTAAGAAELHPSVVFVGAQPGAGKSRAIADVHSERPGAVPVIGDDFRRFHPDYRDLMRTDPLAMPHVTAQASGAWVGMAADYLRAERRSVILETTMRQLPVVESTAAAFRAQGYRVEAHVLAVPGAVSALGTVSRYLGEAAGNDQNRWTPSAAHEAAYEAMPVTVEQLVARGLVDRITVTTRTQRVLYDRTVTTDVAQTAAADARRAIEAGRSASAMTSRDGRAWVREFVLAAARVSRLPHVAEDLHETMRRLAAASGEIIRHTHEPAQRTAARESVAAAQIPAASSGRSTSKDHARWWGVDVDHGPKRTRGDLAARSAKDAEATTIAHDVAKRRDRGRGLDR; via the coding sequence GTGAGCTGGAGGGACGATCTCAGCGCGGACGAGCTGCGCGAGATCTTCGATCGCGACATTGCGCCCACGCTGACCGCAGCCGGCGCCGCCGAGCTGCACCCCTCCGTGGTGTTCGTCGGCGCCCAGCCAGGAGCGGGCAAGTCCCGCGCGATCGCGGACGTGCACAGCGAGCGGCCCGGTGCGGTTCCCGTCATCGGTGACGACTTCCGGAGATTCCATCCCGACTATCGGGATCTGATGCGCACCGACCCGCTCGCGATGCCGCACGTCACCGCGCAGGCCTCCGGCGCGTGGGTCGGCATGGCCGCCGACTACCTCCGCGCCGAACGCCGCAGCGTCATCCTGGAGACGACGATGCGACAGCTGCCGGTGGTCGAGTCCACCGCGGCCGCGTTCCGTGCGCAGGGCTATCGAGTCGAGGCGCACGTGCTCGCCGTCCCTGGCGCCGTCTCCGCCCTCGGCACCGTGAGCCGCTACCTCGGGGAGGCCGCCGGCAACGATCAGAACCGGTGGACGCCCTCAGCGGCGCACGAGGCCGCCTACGAGGCCATGCCCGTCACCGTGGAGCAGCTGGTGGCCCGTGGGCTCGTCGACCGGATCACGGTCACCACGCGCACGCAGCGCGTCCTCTACGACCGCACCGTGACGACCGACGTCGCCCAGACCGCGGCCGCCGATGCGCGCCGCGCGATCGAGGCCGGCCGCAGCGCCTCCGCGATGACCAGTCGCGACGGCCGCGCGTGGGTGCGTGAGTTCGTTCTGGCGGCCGCCCGAGTCTCACGCCTCCCCCACGTGGCCGAAGATCTCCACGAGACGATGCGGCGCCTGGCGGCCGCATCCGGCGAGATCATCCGGCACACGCACGAGCCGGCCCAGCGCACCGCAGCTCGGGAAAGCGTGGCGGCCGCCCAGATCCCCGCTGCATCGTCCGGTAGGTCGACGAGCAAGGATCATGCGCGCTGGTGGGGCGTCGACGTCGACCACGGTCCCAAGCGCACGCGCGGCGATCTCGCCGCCCGCAGCGCCAAGGACGCCGAGGCAACGACCATCGCGCACGACGTCGCCAAGAGGCGCGATCGCGGGCGCGGTCTGGACCGCTGA
- a CDS encoding Eco57I restriction-modification methylase domain-containing protein: MGKKFDVVIGNPPYQEEAQGEGTRDTPVYHQFMDAAYEVASKAVLITPARFLFNAGFTPKAWNEKMLADRHLSVPYYVPNSNDLFPGTDIKGGIAVTYWDEERDDEPIDTFTSYPELNEIMHKVNAAHDASIAPSVSSGRAYAYTELMHNENPQASGLMSSDAQYRVSTNTFEQLPFLYFETMPDDGHEYGQVLGLVKNKRFSRWIRRDYLRGPKSFDKFKVALPAANGSGALGESLSSPDVIGPEVAVTQSFITIGAFDDEADAKACLKYVKTKFARAMLGILKITQHNPAKVWKHVPLQDFTEASDIDWSKSIPEIDQQLYAKYGLDQAEIDFIESHVKPMS; the protein is encoded by the coding sequence ATGGGTAAGAAGTTCGATGTCGTGATCGGCAACCCTCCCTACCAGGAGGAGGCGCAGGGCGAAGGTACTCGTGACACGCCGGTCTACCACCAGTTCATGGACGCGGCGTACGAGGTCGCCAGCAAGGCCGTGCTCATCACACCGGCCCGCTTCCTCTTCAACGCCGGGTTCACCCCGAAGGCGTGGAACGAGAAGATGCTCGCGGACCGCCACCTGAGCGTTCCGTACTACGTGCCCAACAGCAACGATCTGTTTCCGGGGACCGACATCAAGGGTGGGATCGCAGTTACCTACTGGGACGAAGAGCGTGACGACGAGCCGATCGACACGTTCACCAGCTACCCCGAGCTCAACGAGATCATGCACAAGGTCAACGCTGCTCACGATGCATCGATTGCGCCGTCAGTGTCGAGCGGGCGCGCATATGCCTATACGGAACTCATGCACAACGAGAACCCCCAGGCTTCAGGCCTCATGTCGTCGGACGCTCAGTACCGTGTGAGTACCAACACCTTCGAACAGCTGCCGTTCCTGTACTTCGAAACAATGCCCGACGACGGTCACGAATACGGCCAGGTCCTGGGGCTCGTGAAGAACAAGCGGTTCTCCCGCTGGATCCGTCGGGACTATCTCCGTGGCCCTAAGAGCTTCGACAAGTTCAAGGTGGCGCTCCCGGCCGCCAACGGCTCTGGCGCTCTGGGGGAATCCCTGTCTTCGCCCGATGTGATCGGGCCCGAAGTTGCAGTCACCCAGAGTTTCATCACGATCGGGGCGTTTGATGACGAGGCTGACGCTAAGGCGTGTCTCAAATACGTGAAGACGAAGTTTGCTCGCGCCATGCTCGGCATCCTGAAGATCACACAGCACAACCCGGCGAAGGTCTGGAAGCACGTCCCACTCCAGGACTTCACGGAGGCATCGGATATCGACTGGAGCAAGTCGATCCCCGAGATCGACCAGCAGCTGTACGCGAAGTACGGCCTCGACCAGGCCGAGATCGACTTCATCGAGTCGCACGTGAAGCCGATGTCCTGA
- a CDS encoding helix-turn-helix transcriptional regulator yields MPSPDRSMPEIAHRIREARNARRWSQNDLAEAAHVSRPSIARIEAGEDVSTATLSKVADALGLALRLAPTEEQAERE; encoded by the coding sequence ATGCCAAGCCCTGACAGGTCCATGCCGGAGATCGCTCACCGCATCCGCGAAGCTCGCAACGCTCGTCGGTGGTCTCAGAACGACCTTGCGGAAGCAGCTCACGTCTCGCGACCGTCCATCGCTCGGATCGAGGCCGGCGAGGACGTGAGCACAGCGACTCTCTCCAAGGTCGCAGACGCTCTGGGGCTGGCGCTCCGTCTCGCCCCCACAGAGGAACAGGCCGAGCGCGAGTGA
- a CDS encoding helix-turn-helix domain-containing protein — translation MARVASPVAALVGSRIVARRNELGMTAAELSRRSGVSAANISFYENGRSLMNIGSLLRIAAALEIDPSVLLDGVQLAVAEQQQEA, via the coding sequence ATGGCCCGAGTCGCTTCACCTGTCGCCGCCCTGGTCGGCTCGCGGATCGTCGCGAGGCGCAACGAGCTGGGCATGACCGCTGCGGAGCTGAGCCGCCGCTCGGGCGTGAGCGCGGCGAATATCAGCTTCTACGAGAACGGCCGCTCGCTCATGAACATCGGCTCGCTGCTGCGCATCGCGGCCGCGCTCGAGATCGACCCGAGCGTGTTGCTCGACGGCGTTCAGCTCGCCGTGGCCGAGCAGCAGCAGGAGGCCTGA
- a CDS encoding alpha/beta fold hydrolase: protein MPTVRDVDLQGQRFRVFSSLHPESSVAFLLVHGIGISHRLFSRLHGVLAAEHTVHTVDLPGFGGLPRPPWSPDVPEMSRLLGQALDRLGADRLGADRLGAGGLGAGRLVAVGDSMGTQWVVELGVQRPDLVSHVVAIGPVVDDRHRTAGAQARALALDCLREPPSAYARVLTEYLRCGPRWYSSQLRHMLSYPIEERVLLLPRPLLILRGGRDPIAGPAWCARLQRRAPLARTSEIPGHPHLVQHTAPWEVAGEIVRFVQGMATGAEAARDDAAVTADEAP, encoded by the coding sequence ATGCCGACCGTGCGCGACGTGGACCTGCAGGGCCAGAGGTTCCGGGTGTTCTCCTCCCTCCACCCGGAATCCTCGGTCGCCTTCCTGCTCGTGCACGGGATCGGCATCTCCCACCGGCTGTTCTCGCGGCTGCACGGCGTCCTTGCGGCGGAGCACACGGTGCATACCGTCGACCTGCCCGGATTCGGCGGGCTCCCCCGCCCGCCGTGGTCGCCGGACGTGCCGGAGATGTCCCGGCTGCTCGGACAGGCGCTGGACCGGCTCGGTGCCGACCGGCTCGGTGCCGACCGGCTCGGTGCCGGCGGGCTCGGTGCCGGCCGGCTGGTCGCCGTCGGCGACTCCATGGGCACGCAGTGGGTCGTCGAGCTCGGTGTGCAGCGGCCCGATCTCGTCTCGCACGTCGTCGCGATCGGGCCGGTCGTCGACGACCGGCACCGTACGGCCGGCGCTCAGGCGCGGGCGTTGGCACTCGACTGCCTGCGGGAGCCGCCGTCCGCGTACGCGCGCGTCCTCACGGAATACCTGCGTTGCGGACCCCGCTGGTACAGCAGCCAGCTGCGCCACATGCTCAGCTACCCCATCGAGGAGCGCGTCCTGCTGCTCCCCCGCCCGCTGCTGATCCTCCGCGGCGGGCGGGATCCGATCGCGGGACCGGCGTGGTGCGCACGCCTGCAACGGCGCGCGCCGCTCGCCCGGACGTCGGAGATCCCCGGGCATCCGCACCTCGTGCAGCACACCGCGCCGTGGGAGGTCGCCGGCGAGATCGTGCGGTTCGTGCAGGGTATGGCGACCGGCGCCGAGGCCGCGCGGGACGACGCCGCGGTCACGGCCGACGAGGCGCCGTAG